Within the Streptomyces sp. R41 genome, the region GCGGTCCTCGGAGCTTCCGAGCGGATCGATCCACGGGTGCTCTCCGACATCGTGATGATCGGGGAGCTCGGACTGGACGGACGGGTACGGCCGGTGCGAGGTGTGCTGCCGGCGGTGCTGGCCGCGGCGGACGCCGGGTACGAGCAGGTGGTGGTGCCGGAGTGCGCGGCGGCCGAGGCCTCGCTGGTGCCGGGGGTCTCGGTGCTCGGGGTGCGCAGTCTGCGCCAGCTGATCGCGGTGCTCACGGACGAGCCGGTACCCGAGGAGGAGCCGGACGAGCAGGGGCGCCCGGATCCGCTGCTCGCGGGCCTGCGCGTGCCCGGCACGGGGGAGGCCACCGGCCTGTGCGGCATCGCCGTGCCCGAGCACGACCAAGGGCACGACCTCGCCGACGTGGTCGGCCAGATGTCGGCGCGCACCGCGATGGAGGTCGCGGCAGCGGGTGGGCACCATGTCTTCCTGCAAGGGCCACCCGGCGCGGGCAAGACGATGCTCGCCGAGCGGATGCCGTCGCTCATGCCGCGTCTCACCCGGCAGGAATCCCTTGAGGTCACGGCGATCCACTCGGTCGCGGGCCTGCTGCCGCCGGGCAGGCCGATGGTGGACGTCCCGCCGTACTGCGCACCCCACCACTCGGCGACGATGCAGTCCCTCGTCGGCGGCGGCAAGGGGCTCGCGCGACCGGGCGCGGTGTCGTTGTCGCACCGTGGTGTGCTCTTTCTCGACGAGGCGCCGGAGTTCAGCAGCTTCGCGCTCGACGCCCTGCGGCAGCCTCTGGAGGCCGGTCATGTCGTGATCGCGCGCAGCGCCGGCGTAGTGCGGTTCCCGGCGAAGTTTCTGATGGTGCTCGCCGCCAACCCGTGCCCGTGCGGGCGCTTCAGCGCGGCGAACGACTTCTGCGAGTGCCCGCCCTCCTCCGTACGCCGCTACCAGGTCAGGCTGTCCGGGCCGCTGCTCGACCGGGTCGATCTGCGGGTGGAGGTCGAGCCGGTCACCCGTTCCGAACTGACGGCGCGCGGCGCCCAGGGTGAGTCCACGCGGGCGGTGGCCGACCGGGTGAGCGCTGCCCGCGAGCGTGCCACCGCGCGGCTGACCGGCACTCCGTGGCATACCAACAGTGAGGTGCCGGGACGCGAGCTGCGCGGCCGCTGGCAGGCACTGCCGGGAGCGATGGACGAGGCGGAGCGCGGACTGGAGCGCGGTGTGCTGACCGCACGCGGCCTGGACCGGGTGCTCCGCGTGGCGTGGACGGTCGCGGACCTGTCGGGACACGACCGACCCGACGCCGGGGATGTCGCCCTGGCTCTCCAGCTGCGCACCGGCGTCCCGCGAGGGGTGCCGATGATGATCGGCTCGCCGAAATGACGGACGACGAGCGCATGGCGCGCGTCGCCCTCGCTCGGGTCATCGAGCCCGGGGACGAGGCCGGTGGGCGATGGCTGCGGGAATTCGGGGCCGTGGAGGTGGCGCGGCGGCTGGTGGAGGGAGGCGAGCCGCTGCCGGGCGTGAGCGAGAAGCGATGGGAGGGGCTGCGGGGGCGGGCCGGCCGGGTGCGGCCGGAGCGGGATCTGGCGCAGGCGCGGCACGCCGGAGTGAGATTCATCTGTCCCGGTGAGTCCGAGTGGCCCGCGCAGCTCGACGACCTGGGGGACGCCCGGCCCACCGGCCTGTGGGTCCGGGGGCACCCCAGTCTGCGGATATGGGCGCTGCGCTCCGTCGCCGTCGTCGGAGCCCGGGCCTGCACCGAGTACGGCGCCCACATGGCGGCCACCCTCGGCGCCGGTCTCGCGGAGCGCGGCTGGGTGGTCGTGTCCGGCGGCGCCTACGGCGTGGACGGTGCCGCGCACCGGGGCGCCCTCGGGGCGGGCGGCGCCACCGTCGCCGTACTGGCCTGCGGCGTCGACCGGCCCTACCCGCGCGGGCACACCGAATTGATCACCAGAATCGCGGAACAGGGACTGGTGGTGGGGGAGTTGCCGCCCGGCGACCATCCGACGCCGAGCAGATTCATCCTCAGAAACAGGGTCATCGCGGCGCTCACCCGGGGGACCGTGGTCGTCGAGGCGGCGTATCGCAGTGGTGCGCTGGTCACCGCCCGTGCGGCGCAGCGGCTCGGGCGGTTCACGATGGGGGTGCCGGGCCCCGCCACGAGCGGGCTGTCGGCCGGGGTGCACGAACTGCTCCGCGGGGAGGCGGTCCTGGTCTCCGACGCCGCGGAGGTCACCGAACTTGTGGGCGACATGGGTGAGCTGGCCCCCGACCGCCGCGGGCCCGTCCTGCCGCGCGACCTGCTGGAACCGGGCGCCGGACGCGTGCTGGCCGCGCTGCCGGCGCGCGGCCTGACGGGGGCTGAGGAGATCGCCCGGGGCGCGGGGACCACCGTGGACGACGCGGTCGGGAGACTGTACGAACTCCGAGCACTTGGTTTCGTCGAACGACACGGCGACGGCTGGAAGTTGACACGCCAGGCGATGATCTCCGTCCGCGGCGATCGGGGAGCGTGCTGACCCAGCGTGTTCGGCCGTCCGGGCGAACGCCGACACCCTTGGGAATTCCCGCAGTTGGCGTCTCTCGGCGGTCACGCAGCGCGATCGCCGTGACGCCGGGGGACGCTCAGCGGAACGCCTCTGCGCGCGGGTGATCCGCGGCCCTTCGCGCACTGCGACACCCCAGTCACGCTACGCTCACGGGGATTCCGACTCAGACCGGCAATATCGACATCAGACCGACACTCACCCAGGTACTCCCAGTTCACGGCAGAACGGCACAAGGCGACGAATGCCCCAGCACACCTCCGGGTCCGACCGGGCGGCGATCCCGCCAGCCGCCCGCGACGGCGGTAGCGTGCGCCCGCCCGCTCCCTCGACGCTCGATGAACTGTGGCGGTCGTACAAGGCGACGGGTGACGAGCGGCTGCGGGAGCAGTTGATCCTGCACTACTCGCCTTTGGTGAAGTACGTCGCGGGGCGGGTGAGCGTGGGTCTGCCGGCCAATGTCGAGCAGGCCGACTTCGTCTCGTCGGGCGTGTTCGGGCTGATCGACGCGATCGAGAAGTTCGACATCGAGCGGGAGATCAAGTTCGAGACGTACGCGATCACGCGGATCCGAGGCGCGATGATCGACGAACTGCGAGCACTGGACTGGATCCCGCGGTCGGTGCGGCAGAAGGCGCGCAACGTGGAGCGGGCGTACGCGACGCTGGAGGCACGGCTGCGGCGCACCCCGTCGGAGTGCGAGGTGGCCTCCGAGATGGGTATCGAGCTGGAGGAACTCCATGCAGTGTTCAGCCAGTTGTCGCTGGCGAATGTGGTGGCTCTGGAGGAGTTGCTGCATGTCGGCGGCGAGGGCGGTGACCGGCTGAGCCTGATGGACACCCTGGAGGACACCGCGGCCGACAATCCGGTCGAGGTGGCCGAGGACCGGGAGCTGCGGAGGTTTCTGGCGAGGGCGATCAATACGCTCCCCGATCGGGAGAAGACCGTAGTCACGCTCTACTACTACGAGGGGCTCACGCTCGCGGAGATCGGCAACGTGCTGGGGGTGACCGAGAGTCGGGTGAGCCAGATCCACACCAAGTCGGTACTCCAGTTGCGCGCCAAGCTGGCGAGTTTCGGCCGCTGAGCTCGGCGGTGGCACGCCGCTGAATCGTCCCTGCCCAGCAGGTGTACCGGCTCCCTTCACCGGTCGGGTGGTCGGAGTGGCTGCCGTCCGAGGCGGTCCGTCCGTAGAGTGGTTGACGTGCCAAGGATTCGAGCGGCCTCCGTGGCCGAGCACCGGTCGATGCAGCGAGCCGCCCTGCTGGACGCGGCGCGGTCCCTGCTGTCCGAGGGCGGGACGGAGGCGCTGACCTTCCCCGCTCTCGCTGAGCGCACGGGGCTCGCGCGGTCCTCCGTGTACGAGTACTTCCGGTCGCGGGCGGCCGTGGTCGAGGAGCTGTGCGAGGTCGACTTTCCCGTCTGGGCCGCGGAGGTCGCGGCGGCGATGGAGCGGGCCTCCTCTCCGGAGGGCAAGGTCGAGGCCTATGTACGCCGGCAGCTGGCGTTGGTCGGGGACCGGCGGCACCGGGCCGTGGTGGCCATCTCGGCGAGCGAGCTCGATGCCGGGGCGCGGGAGAAGATCCGTGCGGCTCACGGCGGGCTCGTGGCGATGATCGTCGAGGCGCTCGGGGAGATGGGGCATAGGGAGCCCCGGTTGGCCGCGATGCTGCTTCAGGGTGTGGTGGACGCGGCCGTGCGGCGGATTGAACTGGGCGCGGCGGAGGAACCCACCGTCATTACGGATGCGGCTGTTGGCATGGCTCTTCGGGGCGTTCGGGGCTGACCCCGTTCTTGTTGGGCACCCGGGGCCGGGGTTGAGCTCGGGGTGGGTCGCGCAGCCCGGCGTTTACGGGGTGCCGCTCTCTTTGGGGTGGGCGCGCCGCCGCAGCGGCACGATTGCCCATGGCTGCGGAGGTGGCGATGGGTGGGGCGCCGCCCCTGGCGGCGCGCATGACCACGGCTAGGACGGTTTCCCGATCACCGGCAGCAAGCGGGACGGGCCTCTGTGCAGCAGCCACGGTGGGAGCAAGGACAGTGGGTCCAGGTACGTTCTCCCCTTCAGCAGACCCCAGTGCAGGCAGGACGTCGGGCAGTGGGAGCCGCCCGGCTCCACCGTGCCCAGGATGTCGCCCGTCCCGACCTCGTCGCCCTTCTTCACCGAGGCCCGTACCGGTCCGTACGTCGTCCGCAAGGGCGGCGTGCCCGTGCCCGACAGTTCCACCGAGACGACACCGCGGCCCGCGACCGCGCCGGCGAAGGACACGCGCCCGGGTGCGACCGCCCGTACGGCCGTTCCGGGAGCCGCGGCCAGGTCCACGCCGCGGTGGCCCCGGCCGTAGGGCGTTGCCGGGGGTCCCCAGCCTCGTACGACCAAAGGGCGTAGACCCACCGGCCACGTACGGGCGACGGTCGGGACCGTCGGATCGGGGCCCGCTGGTTCCGGCGTTCCCGGCGGGGCCGGTGTCGCCGTCGCGGTCGTGCGGGCCAGGGCCGACGGGGTCAGCGCCCCCAGGACGGTCACCGTCATGCCCAGCAGCAACCCCAGCCACGTACGCACATATCGTTTCGCTCGCATGCGAGAACCGTCCCGCATCGGGCGGATCATGGCCGGGATCTGTGGAGTACCGGCCGGTTGTGGACAGCGGCGTCACCCGGTGCCTCTCGGGTCCCGTACACTTCTGATGGCGATCCGGGTCACCGGGTCGACTTCGCACGCCCCGACACCTGGTCATCAAAAACCGGTGTCAGCGCCTCTCGGTCCCTCGCGGCAAGGCGCATCGCGGGCGTCAGGCGCGAGTGCCGTCCGGCACTCGCGGCACAACCGAGAACACCAAGGAGAACGGCCATGGCCGTCGTCACGATGCGGGAGCTGCTGGAAAGCGGCGTCCACTTCGGTCACCAGACCCGTCGCTGGAACCCGAAGATGAAGCGCTTCATCTTCACCGAGCGCAACGGCATCTACATCATCGACCTGCTCCAGTCGCTGTCGTACATCGACCGCGCCTACGAGTTCGTCAAGGAGACCGTCGCCCACGGCGGCACGGTCATGTTCGTCGGCACGAAGAAGCAGGCGCAGGAGGCCATCGCCGAGCAGGCCACCCGCGTCGGCATGCCCTACGTCAACCAGCGCTGGCTGGGCGGCATGCTCACCAACTTCTCCACCGTCTACAAGCGTCTGCAGCGCCTCAAGGAGCTCGAGCAGATCGACTTCGAGGACGTCGCCGCTTCCGGTCTGACCAAGAAGGAGCTTCTCGTGCTCTCGCGCGAGAAGGCCAAGCTGGAGAAGACCCTCGGTGGTATCCGCGAGATGCAGAAGGTGCCCAGCGCCGTCTGGATCGTGGACACCAAGAAGGAGCACATCGCGGTCGGCGAGGCCCGGAAGCTCAACATCCCGGTCGTCGCCATCCTCGACACCAACTGCGACCCCGACGAGGTCGACTACAAGATCCCGGGCAACGACGACGCGATCCGCTCCGTCACCCTGCTCACCCGTGTGATCGCCGACGCCGTCGCCGAGGGCCTCATCGCCCGCTCCGGCGCCGGCAAGGCCGAGGGTGACAAGGCCGCGGGCGAGCCGCTCGCCGCGTGGGAGCGCGACCTGCTCGAGGGCGAGAAGAAGGCCGACGAGGCCGAGGTCCAGACCTCCGCCGAGACGGAGAAGGTCGCCGACGCCGAGCAGGCCGAGGCTCCGGCCGCTGAGGCCGAGGCCGCTGTTGAGGCCCCTGCCGCCGAGGCCCCGGCCGCGGACGCCGAGCAGGCCTGACCCCTCACCCCTTCGGGTTGTGAACGGCGGGGGCCCACAAAGCCCCCGCCGTTCGGCCCGTAGATCTTCAGACTCCGAGAGAGATTCCAGGAATCATGGCGAACTACACCGCCGCTGACGTCAAGAAGCTCCGTGAGCTCACCGGCGCCGGCATGATGGACTGCAAGAAGGCCCTGGACGAGGCCGACGGCAGCGTCGACAAGGCCGTCGAGGCGCTGCGCATCAAGGGCCAGAAGGGCGTCGCCAAGCGCGAGGGCCGCTCCGCCGAGAACGGCGCCGTGGTCTCGATCATCGCCGACGACAACACCTCCGGTGTCCTGGTCGAGCTGAAGTGCGAGACGGACTTCGTCGCCAAGGGCGAGAAGTTCCAGGCCGTCGCCAACCAGATCGCGCAGCACGTCGCCGCGACCTCCCCGGCCGACCTCGACGCGCTCCTCGGCTCGGAGATCGAGCCCGGCAAGACGGTTCAGGCGTTCGTCGACGAGGCCAACGCCAACCTGGGCGAGAAGATCGTCCTGGACCGCTTCGCCCAGTTCTCCGGCGCCTACGTCACCGCGTACATGCACCGCACCATGCCCGACCTGCCCCCGCAGATCGGTGTCCTGGTCGAGCTGGACAAGGCCGACGCCGAGCTCGCCAAGGGTGTCGCGCAGCACATCGCCGCCTTCGCGCCGAAGTACCTCTCCAAGGAGGACGTGCCGGCCGAGGTCGTCGAGTCCGAGCGCCGCGTCGCCGAGGAGACCACCCGCGCCGAGGGCAAGCCCGAGGCCGCCCTCCCGAAGATCGTCGAGGGTCGCGTCAACGGCTTCTTCAAGGAGGCCACCCTCCTGGGCCAGCCGTACGCGCTCGACAACAAGAAGTCCGTCCAGAAGGTCCTGGACGAGGCCGGTGTCACCCTGAAGCGCTTCGTGCGCATCAAGGTCGGCATCTGAGTCCGTACCGCGATCGACGCGCGACCCCTATAGGGTCGACAGCAGTCGTCCGCGTACGCCGGCACCCACGCGCGTGTGTCGGACGACAGCAGATCTGACGAGGAGGCCATTGCCGAGCATGGGATGCGAACGACACCCCAGCGGCAATGGCCTTCTTCGTATGTGCACCACAAGGAGAGCTCGATGACCACCACCCAGGCCGACAAGGGCGAGAAGACCGACGACGGCAAAGGCGCGGGACGCTTTCTGCTGAAGCTTTCCGGCGAGGCGTTCGCCGGTGGCGGCGGACTGGGCGTCGATCCCGACGTGGTGCACAAGATCGCCCGCGAGATCGCGGCCGTGGTGCGCGGCGGCGCCCAGATCGCGGTCGTCATCGGCGGCGGCAACTTCTTCCGCGGCGCCGAACTCCAGCAGCGCGGCATGGACCGGGCCCGCTCCGACTACATGGGCATGCTGGGCACGGTCATGAACTGCCTCGCTCTCCAGGACTTCCTGGAGAAGGAGGGCATCGACAGCCGCGTCCAGACCGCCATCACCATGGGCCAGGTCGCGGAGCCCTACATCCCGCTGCGCGCCGTGCGCCACCTGGAGAAGGGCCGTGTGGTCATCTTCGGCGCCGGTATGGGCATGCCGTACTTCTCCACCGACACCACCGCGGCCCAGCGCGCCCTGGAGATCGACGCCGAGGCCCTGCTGATGGGCAAGAACGGCGTGGACGGGGTCTACGACTCCGACCCGAAGACCAACCCCGAGGCCGTCAAGTTCGACTCGCTCAGCTACGGCGAGGTCATCACCCGGGACCTCAAGGTCGCCGACATGACCGCCATCACGCTGTGCCGGGACAACAAGCTGCCCATCCTGGTCTTCGAGCTCCTGGCGGAGGGCAATATCGCACGGGCGGTCAAGGGTGAGAAGATCGGCACACTCGTGGGCGACCAGAGCGGCCGGGCCTGACGGGGACCACCCCGGACGGGGGACGAACCCCGGCCGAGGACGGACCCTGACCGGGGGATGGACAATGTCCTGCCGGTCCGGAACCGTGCAGGAATAAGACGCGACGCAGCCGGCCGCCGACCCCGACGAGGAAACAGCTGCCGGGCCTACTCAAGACACGCAGGAGCAAGTGGTGATCGAAGAGACCCTCCTCGAGGCCGAGGAGAAGATGGAGAAGGCCGTCGTGGTCGCCAAGGAGGACTTCGCCGCGATTCGCACCG harbors:
- a CDS encoding YifB family Mg chelatase-like AAA ATPase; translation: MGFARTCSVALVGVEGVVVEVQADLEPGVAAFTLVGLPDKSLTESKDRVRAAVVNSGASWPQKKLTVGLSPASVPKGGSGFDLAVACAVLGASERIDPRVLSDIVMIGELGLDGRVRPVRGVLPAVLAAADAGYEQVVVPECAAAEASLVPGVSVLGVRSLRQLIAVLTDEPVPEEEPDEQGRPDPLLAGLRVPGTGEATGLCGIAVPEHDQGHDLADVVGQMSARTAMEVAAAGGHHVFLQGPPGAGKTMLAERMPSLMPRLTRQESLEVTAIHSVAGLLPPGRPMVDVPPYCAPHHSATMQSLVGGGKGLARPGAVSLSHRGVLFLDEAPEFSSFALDALRQPLEAGHVVIARSAGVVRFPAKFLMVLAANPCPCGRFSAANDFCECPPSSVRRYQVRLSGPLLDRVDLRVEVEPVTRSELTARGAQGESTRAVADRVSAARERATARLTGTPWHTNSEVPGRELRGRWQALPGAMDEAERGLERGVLTARGLDRVLRVAWTVADLSGHDRPDAGDVALALQLRTGVPRGVPMMIGSPK
- the whiG gene encoding RNA polymerase sigma factor WhiG, translated to MPQHTSGSDRAAIPPAARDGGSVRPPAPSTLDELWRSYKATGDERLREQLILHYSPLVKYVAGRVSVGLPANVEQADFVSSGVFGLIDAIEKFDIEREIKFETYAITRIRGAMIDELRALDWIPRSVRQKARNVERAYATLEARLRRTPSECEVASEMGIELEELHAVFSQLSLANVVALEELLHVGGEGGDRLSLMDTLEDTAADNPVEVAEDRELRRFLARAINTLPDREKTVVTLYYYEGLTLAEIGNVLGVTESRVSQIHTKSVLQLRAKLASFGR
- a CDS encoding TetR/AcrR family transcriptional regulator codes for the protein MAEHRSMQRAALLDAARSLLSEGGTEALTFPALAERTGLARSSVYEYFRSRAAVVEELCEVDFPVWAAEVAAAMERASSPEGKVEAYVRRQLALVGDRRHRAVVAISASELDAGAREKIRAAHGGLVAMIVEALGEMGHREPRLAAMLLQGVVDAAVRRIELGAAEEPTVITDAAVGMALRGVRG
- the rpsB gene encoding 30S ribosomal protein S2, whose amino-acid sequence is MAVVTMRELLESGVHFGHQTRRWNPKMKRFIFTERNGIYIIDLLQSLSYIDRAYEFVKETVAHGGTVMFVGTKKQAQEAIAEQATRVGMPYVNQRWLGGMLTNFSTVYKRLQRLKELEQIDFEDVAASGLTKKELLVLSREKAKLEKTLGGIREMQKVPSAVWIVDTKKEHIAVGEARKLNIPVVAILDTNCDPDEVDYKIPGNDDAIRSVTLLTRVIADAVAEGLIARSGAGKAEGDKAAGEPLAAWERDLLEGEKKADEAEVQTSAETEKVADAEQAEAPAAEAEAAVEAPAAEAPAADAEQA
- the tsf gene encoding translation elongation factor Ts, encoding MANYTAADVKKLRELTGAGMMDCKKALDEADGSVDKAVEALRIKGQKGVAKREGRSAENGAVVSIIADDNTSGVLVELKCETDFVAKGEKFQAVANQIAQHVAATSPADLDALLGSEIEPGKTVQAFVDEANANLGEKIVLDRFAQFSGAYVTAYMHRTMPDLPPQIGVLVELDKADAELAKGVAQHIAAFAPKYLSKEDVPAEVVESERRVAEETTRAEGKPEAALPKIVEGRVNGFFKEATLLGQPYALDNKKSVQKVLDEAGVTLKRFVRIKVGI
- the pyrH gene encoding UMP kinase — translated: MTTTQADKGEKTDDGKGAGRFLLKLSGEAFAGGGGLGVDPDVVHKIAREIAAVVRGGAQIAVVIGGGNFFRGAELQQRGMDRARSDYMGMLGTVMNCLALQDFLEKEGIDSRVQTAITMGQVAEPYIPLRAVRHLEKGRVVIFGAGMGMPYFSTDTTAAQRALEIDAEALLMGKNGVDGVYDSDPKTNPEAVKFDSLSYGEVITRDLKVADMTAITLCRDNKLPILVFELLAEGNIARAVKGEKIGTLVGDQSGRA
- a CDS encoding murein hydrolase activator EnvC: MRAKRYVRTWLGLLLGMTVTVLGALTPSALARTTATATPAPPGTPEPAGPDPTVPTVARTWPVGLRPLVVRGWGPPATPYGRGHRGVDLAAAPGTAVRAVAPGRVSFAGAVAGRGVVSVELSGTGTPPLRTTYGPVRASVKKGDEVGTGDILGTVEPGGSHCPTSCLHWGLLKGRTYLDPLSLLPPWLLHRGPSRLLPVIGKPS
- the dprA gene encoding DNA-processing protein DprA, whose amino-acid sequence is MTDDERMARVALARVIEPGDEAGGRWLREFGAVEVARRLVEGGEPLPGVSEKRWEGLRGRAGRVRPERDLAQARHAGVRFICPGESEWPAQLDDLGDARPTGLWVRGHPSLRIWALRSVAVVGARACTEYGAHMAATLGAGLAERGWVVVSGGAYGVDGAAHRGALGAGGATVAVLACGVDRPYPRGHTELITRIAEQGLVVGELPPGDHPTPSRFILRNRVIAALTRGTVVVEAAYRSGALVTARAAQRLGRFTMGVPGPATSGLSAGVHELLRGEAVLVSDAAEVTELVGDMGELAPDRRGPVLPRDLLEPGAGRVLAALPARGLTGAEEIARGAGTTVDDAVGRLYELRALGFVERHGDGWKLTRQAMISVRGDRGAC